One genomic region from Anguilla rostrata isolate EN2019 chromosome 2, ASM1855537v3, whole genome shotgun sequence encodes:
- the LOC135247900 gene encoding synaptic vesicle membrane protein VAT-1 homolog — translation MSGEEAPAQQQKPEEQKQETKANEEPKPETKEETTPAADASAAPAATEKPPEEEVFTYRALVLSGYGGYDKVKLQVKKGMPTLKNGEVLVRVKACGLNFADLLGRQGLYDRLPSPPVTPGMECSGVIEALGEEVTDRKVGDKVLVLNRCGLWQEVAAVPASHTFAMPEGMSFEEAAAIPVNYITAYMMLFDFGNLRPNQSVLVHMAAGGVGIAATQLCKTVKDVSVFGTASASKHEAISQGGVAHAIDYRTQDYVSEIRKISPKGLDIILDPLGGSDTHKAFNLLKPMGKLITYGTANMLTGQKKNLLAVAKSWYNQFSTNAGSLIHSNKSVCGFHLGYLDGEYELISQVVAKLLELYSQGKIKPRVDSTYHFEQVGDAMRRMQERNNIGKVILLPEPKKEEEKKEEEKKEEEKKDEKKEEKKEEPNSEEAKKEEN, via the exons ATGTCTGGCGAAGAAGCACCTGCTCAACAGCAGAAACCCGAAGAACAAAAGCAAGAGACCAAAGCCAACGAAGAGCCTAAACCAGAGACCAAGGAGGAGACCACGCCAGCAGCTGATGCATCAGCCGCGCCTGCGGCTACCGAAAAACCTCCTGAAGAAGAGGTCTTTACCTACCGGGCACTGGTTCTCTCCGGCTATGGAGGATACGATAAAGTCAAGTTGCAGGTTAAGAAGGGGATGCCGACCCTCAAGAATGGAGAGGTGCTGGTGAGGGTAAAGGCGTGTGGTCTGAACTTCGCAGATTTGTTGGGAAGACAGGGTCTGTATGACCGGCTGCCGTCCCCGCCCGTTACGCCCGGGATGGAGTGCTCCGGGGTAATTGAGGCTTTAGGAGAAGAAGTAACGGACAGAAAA GTGGGGGACAAGGTGCTGGTTCTGAACCGCTGCGGGCTGTGGCAGGAGGTGGCGGCCGTGCCGGCCAGCCACACGTTCGCCATGCCCGAGGGGATGAGCTTCGAGGAGGCGGCCGCCATCCCCGTCAACTACATCACTGCCTACATGATGCTGTTCGACTTCGGCAACCTACGGCCCAACCAGAGCGTGCTCGTCCACATGGCGGCAGGT GGCGTGGGCATCGCGGCTACGCAGCTGTGCAAGACCGTCAAGGACGTGAGCGTGTTCGGCACGGCGTCGGCCAGCAAGCACGAAGCTATCAGCCAGGGCGGAGTCGCGCACGCCATCGACTACCGCACGCAGGACTACGTCAGCGAGATCCGCAAGATCAGCCCCAAAG GTCTGGACATTATCTTAGACCCTCTGGGAGGCTCAGACACCCACAAGGCCTTCAACCTGCTGAAGCCTATGGGCAAGCTCATCACTTacg GCACTGCCAACATGCTGACGGGCCAGAAGAAGAACCTGCTGGCCGTGGCCAAGTCCTGGTACAACCAGTTCTCCACCAACGCCGGCAGCCTCATTCACTCCAACAAGTCTGTGTGCGGCTTCCACCTTGGCTACCTGGACGGAGAGTATGAGCTCATTTCACAGGTGGTGGCCAAACTGCTGGAGCTCTACAGCCAGGGCAAGATCAAACCCCGCGTGGACTCCACCTATCACTTTGAGCAG GTGGGAGATGCGATGAGGCGGATGCAAGAGAGAAACAACATCGGGAAAGTAATCCTGCTCCCGGAGCcaaagaaggaagaggagaagaaggaagaagagaagaaagaagaggagaagaaagatgagaagaaagaggagaagaaagaggagcCCAATAGCGAGGAGGCCAAGAAGGAGGAGAATTGA